In Ctenopharyngodon idella isolate HZGC_01 chromosome 2, HZGC01, whole genome shotgun sequence, the following are encoded in one genomic region:
- the zgc:153913 gene encoding carboxypeptidase N subunit 2, giving the protein MSKHWAALLLVLIQLHCSACCPELCQCFSAAKVVCGDDAMKTLPVNISEQVRELIVVALGVTHLDGRSFRENLTLTKLVVLNSVLKTVSHDAFDRLLELQELEISGNSYWLMFDVRTFSSLTNLTRLLLNNNKISILDVGIFDSLQKLEMLQLRGNILSSLPDRLFHHLHKLRELDLSFNQISSVSEDVFQNNSLLRALSLQANMIPQLPTGIFAHLDHLEELNLRSNHISDLSADVFPSSLRKLILKKNALAQLHPSVFHKLHHLTYLDLSQNKLSEVSSDLFQNLILLKKLDLSENRITTLPSTVFKGLFGIKAIHLQKNKLISLEVDLLKDQHDMEQLYLSMNSLQSIPDGFFDELDFQCIVQLYGNPWHCDCGIRYLSDWLRNNLRNVEDVTRVYCQSPEFIRGHSVVSVDKERLDCVKNSSSEFQSSSDTNITEIPVDGNDGGGVRCSLHDVKGTATIQCKLTKCTSVKFQALFEFVDGSESETVMSKEWPAPARCSYGTT; this is encoded by the coding sequence ATGAGCAAACACTGGGCTGCGCTTCTGCTCGTCCTGATTCAGCTTCACTGCAGCGCCTGCTGTCCTGAACTCTGCCAGTGCTTCTCGGCCGCAAAGGTCGTCTGCGGAGACGATGCCATGAAAACCCTACCTGTCAACATCTCAGAACAGGTCAGAGAGCTGATTGTAGTGGCGTTGGGCGTCACGCATCTGGACGGCCGTTCCTTCAGAGAGAACCTCACACTCACCAAACTGGTCGTCCTCAACAGCGTCTTGAAAACGGTCTCACACGACGCCTTCGACCGCCTGCTTGAGCTGCAGGAGCTGGAAATCAGTGGAAACTCTTACTGGTTGATGTTTGACGTGCGGACCTTCAGCTCGCTGACCAACCTTACAAGACTGCttctcaacaacaacaagaTCAGCATTCTGGACGTCGGCATTTTTGACTCCTTGCAGAAACTGGAGATGCTGCAGTTGAGGGGGAATATCTTGTCATCTCTGCCCGATCGTCTCTTCCATCATCTCCACAAACTGCGGGAGCTGGACCTGTCCTTCAACCAGATCAGCTCGGTCTCGGAGGATGTTTTCCAGAACAACTCTCTCCTGAGAGCGCTCTCACTGCAGGCCAACATGATCCCACAGCTTCCGACAGGGATCTTCGCCCACCTGGATCACCTGGAGGAGCTGAACCTCCGCAGCAATCACATAAGTGACCTAAGCGCCGACGTGTTTCCGTCCAGCCTGCGGAAACTGATCCTTAAGAAGAACGCGCTGGCGCAGCTTCACCCCTCTGTCTTTCACAAACTGCATCACCTTACCTATCTGGACCTGTCTCAGAATAAGCTCTCTGAGGTTTCTTCGGATCTCTTTCAGAACCTCATCTTGCTGAAAAAGCTGGATCTGTCTGAGAACCGGATTACGACACTGCCCAGCACCGTCTTCAAAGGACTGTTCGGTATAAAAGCCATCCATCTGCAGAAGAACAAACTGATCTCACTAGAAGTGGATCTGCTGAAGGATCAGCACGACATGGAGCAGCTGTACCTGTCCATGAACAGCCTACAGAGCATCCCGGACGGCTTCTTCGATGAGCTGGACTTCCAGTGCATCGTTCAGCTCTACGGAAACCCCTGGCACTGTGACTGCGGGATACGGTATCTCTCCGACTGGCTGAGGAACAACCTCAGGAACGTGGAGGACGTGACACGGGTTTACTGTCAATCTCCCGAGTTTATTCGGGGACACAGCGTTGTGTCTGTGGACAAGGAGCGTCTCGACTGTGTGAAAAACTCCAGTTCTGAGTTTCAGAGCTCCTCCGACACAAACATTACAGAGATCCCAGTTGATGGCAATGATGGCGGTGGCGTTCGCTGCTCGCTTCATGATGTCAAAGGCACGGCAACCATTCAGTGCAAACTCACTAAATGCACCAGCGTGAAGTTTCAGGCTCTTTTTGAATTTGTGGATGGAAGTGAATCGGAAACAGTCATGAGCAAAGAGTGGCCAGCGCCTGCCAGATGCTCCTATGGGACTACTTAG
- the cldn1 gene encoding claudin-1 → MANAGLQLLGYTLASLGLLGLIASTAMAEWKMSSYAGDNIITAQAMYEGLWQSCVSQSTGQLQCKTYDSLLQLPGEVQGARALMIIAAFLCGIGLLVAAVGMKCTTCLSDNQEQKNKVAMAGGVLFIIAGVCALSATSWYGENIRRKFFDPFTPTNARYEFGKALYVGWGASVLAIIGGSMLCCNCPNKAAGKSFPPPSRAAGRPGTDRV, encoded by the exons ATGGCCAACGCTGGTCTGCAGCTCCTCGGCTACACTTTGGCTTCTCTGGGTCTCTTGGGTCTCATCGCATCTACAGCCATGGCCGAGTGGAAGATGTCCTCATACGCCGGAGACAACATCATCACCGCCCAGGCCATGTACGAGGGGCTCTGGCAGTCCTGCGTGTCTCAGAGCACCGGACAGCTCCAGTGTAAAACATACGACTCCTTACTGCAGCTACCAG GGGAAGTTCAGGGCGCTCGCGCTCTCATGATCATCGCCGCCTTCCTGTGTGGCATCGGTCTGCTGGTCGCCGCCGTCGGCATGAAGTGCACAACCTGCCTGTCTGACAACCAAGAGCAGAAGAACAAGGTGGCCATGGCTGGAGGCGTCCTCTTCATCATCGCAG GGGTTTGTGCTCTTTCTGCCACAAGCTGGTATGGAGAAAACATAAGACGGAAGTTCTTCGACCCGTTCACTCCAACAAATGCCAG GTATGAGTTTGGCAAGGCTCTGTACGTGGGCTGGGGAGCGTCGGTGCTGGCCATCATCGGCGGGAGCATGCTGTGCTGTAACTGTCCAAACAAAGCTGCTGGGAAATCATTCCCGCCTCCTTCCCGCGCAGCAGGACGACCGGGAACAGACCGCGTGTGA
- the angptl1b gene encoding angiopoietin-related protein 1b, protein MSPHAWIFCALLCVLTCERSRSVSRGPVQSRKRRLADDTDDGAPKKCSYTFLVPEQKITGPICASQGPSLPDKERVTQSDVADVREILTKQRREMDTLRLIVDVDGNMVNEMKLLRKESRNMNSRVTQLYMQLLHEIIRKRDNSLELAQLEGRILNSTAEALRLSGLYRELELRFSALAALVNNQSLLIAALEDRCLQVYGNHRREPLPPPLVQVVPENIPVYVPRFSNEIQRSPGWPVPEDRSPRPTHQANVSLEGPFRDCLQVMQAGHSTSGTYLLKPDGTEKPVEAWCEHDVDRGGWTLIQRRKDGSVNFFRNWDSYKKGFGSVDGEHWLGLENIYNLGKQEDYKLLVELEDWMGKKVYAAYSSFHLEPESQSYRLRLGTYQGNAGDSLTSHNGKQFTTLDHDNDAFSGNCANFHKGGWWYNACGQTNLNGVWYSGGVYRSRFQDGIFWADYGGGFYSMKSVRMMIRPID, encoded by the exons ATGAGTCCTCATGCCTGGATCTTCTGCGCTCTTCTCTGCGTCCTCACCTGTGAACGGAGCAGAAGCGTGTCCAGAGGGCCCGTCCAGAGCCGAAAGAGGAGGCTTGCAGATGACACAGACGATGGGGCCCCGAAAAAGTGCTCTTACACGTTCTTGGTCCCAGAGCAGAAGATCACAGGGCCGATCTGTGCCAGCCAGGGCCCGTCTCTGCCCGATAAAGAGCGCGTGACGCAGTCGGATGTAGCTGACGTCCGTGAGATCTTAACCAAGCAGAGACGTGAAATGGACACGCTCCGGTTGATCGTGGACGTGGATGGAAACATGGTCAATGAAATGAAACTTTTGCGTAAAGAGTCGCGCAACATGAACTCCCGCGTCACCCAGCTGTACATGCAGCTGCTGCACGAAATCATCCGCAAGCGGGACAATTCTCTGGAGCTGGCGCAGCTGGAGGGACGGATCCTGAACAGCACGGCTGAGGCGCTGCGGCTGTCCGGCCTCTACCGCGAGCTGGAGCTGCGCTTCTCCGCGCTGGCCGCGCTGGTCAACAACCAGTCGCTGCTGATCGCCGCTCTGGAGGACCGATGCCTGCAGGTGTACGGGAATCACAGACGGGAGCCGCTGCCTCCGCCTCTTGTGCAGGTGGTGCCGGAGAACATCCCTGTGTACGTGCCACGCTTCTCCAATGAGATCCAGAGGAGCCCCGGCTGGCCCGTTCCAGAGGACAGGAGTCCCAGGCCAACTCATCAGGCCAACGTCAGTCTGGAGG GTCCCTTCCGGGACTGTTTACAGGTGATGCAGGCTGGACACAGCACCAGCGGGACGTATCTGCTGAAGCCGGACGGGACGGAGAAGCCTGTAGAGGCCTGGTGTGAGCACGACGTGGACAGAGGCGGCTGGACGCTTATCCAAAGGAGGAAGGACGGATCGGTCAACTTCTTCAGAAACTGGGACAGCTATAAG AAAGGCTTTGGCAGCGTGGATGGCGAACATTGGCTGGGTCTGGAAAACATCTACAACCTGGGCAAGCAGGAGGACTACAAGCTGCTGGTGGAGCTGGAGGACTGGATGGGTAAAAAGGTTTACGCGGCGTACAGCAGCTTCCACCTGGAGCCAGAGAGTCAGTCGTACCGTCTGCGTCTGGGCACGTACCAGGGCAACGCTGGCGACTCTTTAACCAGCCACAACGGCAAACAGTTCACTACGCTGGACCACGACAACGATGCCTTCTCAG GGAACTGTGCTAATTTCCACAAGGGCGGCTGGTGGTACAACGCCTGCGGTCAGACCAATCTGAATGGCGTGTGGTATTCAGGAGGAGTGTATCGCAGCAGGTTTCAGGATGGCATCTTCTGGGCCGATTACGGAGGTGGTTTTTACTCCATGAAGTCTGTGCGTATGATGATCAGGCCCATTGACTGA